A window of the Luoshenia tenuis genome harbors these coding sequences:
- a CDS encoding TIGR03936 family radical SAM-associated protein — translation MRMIVRFAKGEKVRYIGHLDLMRAMQRALRRSGVPVAYSAGFNPHMVLSFASAVAVGNTSDDEYMDVGLAEGSEAWDAQAFVAALRAAAPAGLEILGGAKVEDSYPALMAQVALSDYCVELPKGSPVDWAVQAQALLAREQVMAWRETKKGEKELDIRPMVVSLQFNAEQRALNMRLKTGSAANLKPETVMQALCAQAGVPYRIEDYPVNRLALWACRANQPVSLLALEEA, via the coding sequence ATGAGGATGATTGTGCGCTTTGCCAAGGGCGAGAAAGTGCGCTATATCGGCCACCTGGACCTGATGCGGGCCATGCAGCGGGCGCTGCGCCGTAGCGGGGTGCCGGTGGCCTATTCGGCGGGCTTTAACCCGCACATGGTGCTTAGTTTTGCCTCCGCGGTGGCGGTGGGCAACACAAGCGATGATGAGTATATGGATGTGGGGCTGGCCGAGGGCAGCGAGGCATGGGATGCCCAGGCCTTTGTAGCGGCGCTGCGCGCCGCCGCGCCCGCGGGGTTGGAGATACTGGGCGGCGCCAAGGTGGAGGATTCTTATCCGGCGCTGATGGCGCAGGTCGCCCTGTCCGATTATTGCGTGGAGCTGCCCAAGGGAAGCCCCGTGGATTGGGCGGTGCAAGCCCAGGCGCTTTTGGCGCGGGAGCAGGTGATGGCCTGGCGGGAGACCAAGAAGGGCGAAAAGGAGCTGGATATCCGGCCGATGGTGGTCAGCCTTCAATTTAATGCGGAGCAAAGGGCCCTGAATATGCGGCTTAAGACCGGCTCTGCCGCCAATCTAAAGCCCGAGACCGTGATGCAGGCCCTGTGCGCGCAGGCTGGCGTGCCGTACCGCATTGAGGATTATCCCGTCAACCGCCTGGCGCTTTGGGCCTGCCGGGCGAATCAGCCTGTCAGCCTGCTGGCGTTGGAGGAAGCATGA
- a CDS encoding HAD-IIA family hydrolase, which translates to MDLTELKQKQAFICDMDGVIYHGNNLLPGVHEFISWLEENHKQFIFLTNSSERAPRELQQKLGRMGLEVDESHFYTSALATAAFLAQQCPGGTVYAIGEAGLINALYEAGLSMNDVNPDYVVVGETRSYGYEKIEKAVQLVFGGAKLIGTNTDLTGPSENGIIPACRALMAPIELATGRTAYYIGKPNPLMMRIARDRLGVSRSQTAIIGDRMDTDIVAGIESNMETVLVLSGVTSRQSMERFPYRPRYILNGVGDIAK; encoded by the coding sequence ATGGATTTAACAGAATTGAAACAAAAACAGGCCTTTATTTGTGACATGGACGGCGTAATCTACCATGGAAATAATCTGCTGCCCGGCGTGCACGAGTTCATCAGCTGGCTGGAGGAGAACCACAAGCAGTTTATCTTTTTGACCAATAGCTCCGAGCGCGCCCCCAGAGAATTGCAGCAAAAGCTGGGCCGCATGGGGCTGGAGGTGGATGAGAGCCACTTTTACACCAGCGCCCTGGCCACGGCCGCATTTCTGGCGCAGCAGTGCCCGGGCGGGACGGTGTACGCCATCGGCGAGGCGGGGCTGATCAACGCCCTGTACGAGGCCGGCCTTTCGATGAACGATGTGAATCCCGATTACGTGGTGGTGGGCGAAACGCGCTCTTATGGCTATGAAAAGATCGAAAAGGCGGTGCAGCTGGTGTTTGGCGGGGCCAAGCTGATCGGCACCAATACGGATTTGACGGGCCCCTCTGAAAACGGCATTATCCCGGCCTGCCGGGCGCTGATGGCGCCTATCGAGCTGGCCACGGGGCGCACGGCCTATTACATCGGCAAGCCCAACCCGCTGATGATGCGCATCGCCCGGGACCGGCTGGGCGTTTCCCGCTCGCAGACGGCCATCATCGGGGACCGGATGGATACCGATATCGTAGCGGGCATCGAATCCAATATGGAGACGGTGCTGGTGCTCAGCGGCGTGACCAGCCGCCAGAGCATGGAGCGCTTCCCCTACCGGCCGCGCTACATCCTCAACGGCGTGGGGGATATTGCGAAATAG
- a CDS encoding TIGR03960 family B12-binding radical SAM protein, producing MQKELSEILPQVSRPGRYTGGELNEVVKPLEGIKTRFAFCFPDTYEVGMSHLGMRILYDAINRRESAYCERAFAPWVDMLQKMRENHIPLCTLETGTPLGEFDMVGFSLQYELSYTNVLLMLDLGGIPLRACDRGEGAPFVVLGGPCAYNPEPIAPFADIVVLGEGEEVLDELLDVYEAWKASGQARGAFLRQAAGLAGVYVPAFYAVEYEADGRIRSITPREAGIPPKIEKRFLTDLDAAPFPEKGIVPYLEPVHDRIMLEVFRGCTRGCRFCQAGMIYRPVREKSPEVLTEQACALEASTGYEEISLTSLSTGDYSRLPELAKELNDAFADKRVSLSLPSLRLDSFEEQFMQEIQKVRKSGLTFAPEAGTQRLRDVINKNITEQDLMGTVEKAFNGGWNAVKLYFMCGLPTETDEDLMGIVELAQKVKNAYYAVPKEKRAKGLRVTVSVSNFVPKPFTPFQWEGQNTMAEFDRKRALLKDALRPIRGVEFSWHDSRLSVLEAVFARGDRRLADALEKAYRLGCIFDGWSDQFNYEGWMQAFEACGVNVNFYAARPRALDEVMPWAHLSCGVNDDFFKRERERALAAQTTPDCRGGCHGCGLQKVCGGAVK from the coding sequence TTGCAAAAAGAATTGTCTGAAATTTTGCCGCAGGTATCGCGGCCCGGCCGGTATACCGGCGGGGAACTGAACGAGGTCGTCAAACCCCTGGAGGGGATCAAGACGCGTTTTGCCTTTTGCTTTCCGGATACGTACGAGGTGGGTATGTCCCACCTGGGGATGCGGATATTGTACGACGCTATCAACCGGCGGGAGAGCGCCTATTGCGAGCGGGCCTTTGCGCCCTGGGTGGACATGCTGCAAAAGATGCGGGAAAACCATATCCCGCTTTGCACGTTGGAGACCGGCACGCCGCTTGGCGAATTTGATATGGTAGGGTTTTCCCTGCAGTATGAGCTGAGCTATACCAACGTATTGCTGATGTTGGATCTGGGCGGCATCCCGCTGCGCGCTTGCGACCGGGGGGAGGGCGCCCCCTTTGTGGTTCTGGGCGGGCCCTGCGCTTATAACCCGGAGCCCATCGCCCCCTTTGCGGATATTGTGGTGTTGGGCGAGGGGGAAGAAGTGCTGGACGAGCTGTTGGACGTTTATGAGGCCTGGAAGGCTTCAGGGCAGGCGCGCGGCGCGTTTTTGCGCCAGGCGGCCGGGCTTGCAGGGGTGTATGTGCCGGCGTTTTATGCCGTGGAATATGAGGCGGATGGGCGCATCCGCAGCATCACCCCCAGGGAGGCTGGTATTCCCCCGAAGATCGAAAAGCGCTTTTTGACCGATCTGGATGCTGCGCCCTTTCCGGAAAAGGGGATCGTCCCCTATCTTGAGCCGGTGCACGACCGGATTATGCTGGAGGTTTTCCGGGGCTGCACCCGGGGCTGCCGCTTTTGCCAGGCGGGGATGATCTACCGCCCGGTGCGCGAGAAGAGCCCCGAGGTATTGACCGAGCAGGCCTGCGCGCTGGAGGCTTCCACGGGCTATGAGGAGATCTCCCTGACTTCGCTGAGCACGGGGGATTATTCCCGCCTGCCGGAGCTTGCTAAAGAATTGAACGACGCCTTTGCGGACAAGCGGGTCTCCCTCTCGCTGCCCTCGCTGCGGCTGGACTCCTTTGAGGAGCAGTTTATGCAGGAGATCCAAAAGGTGCGCAAGAGCGGGTTGACCTTTGCACCCGAGGCCGGAACCCAGCGGCTGCGGGACGTGATCAACAAAAACATCACCGAGCAGGACCTGATGGGCACGGTGGAAAAGGCTTTTAACGGCGGGTGGAACGCGGTCAAGCTGTATTTCATGTGCGGGCTGCCCACCGAGACCGATGAGGACCTGATGGGCATTGTAGAGCTGGCGCAAAAGGTGAAAAACGCCTATTACGCCGTCCCCAAGGAGAAACGGGCCAAGGGACTGCGGGTAACGGTCAGCGTATCCAACTTTGTGCCCAAGCCCTTTACCCCCTTCCAGTGGGAAGGGCAAAATACCATGGCGGAGTTTGACCGCAAGCGCGCCCTGCTGAAAGACGCCCTGCGCCCCATACGCGGGGTGGAGTTCAGCTGGCACGATTCGCGGCTCAGCGTGCTGGAGGCCGTATTCGCCCGGGGAGACCGCAGGCTGGCCGACGCCCTGGAGAAGGCCTACCGCCTGGGCTGCATCTTTGACGGCTGGTCGGATCAGTTCAACTACGAGGGGTGGATGCAGGCCTTTGAGGCCTGCGGCGTTAACGTAAACTTTTATGCTGCAAGGCCGCGCGCTTTGGACGAGGTGATGCCCTGGGCCCACCTCTCCTGCGGGGTGAACGATGACTTTTTTAAGCGCGAGCGGGAAAGGGCCCTCGCCGCGCAGACCACGCCGGACTGCCGGGGCGGCTGCCACGGCTGCGGGTTACAAAAGGTGTGCGGAGGTGCGGTAAAATGA
- a CDS encoding Rne/Rng family ribonuclease: MREILIEQGRFLTRAVVLEEGKLAAVYAEHSKTAGRVGEIYSGRVENVLSGLQAAFVDIGLPQKAFLHVQQLAGHVRTPIQKRLRAGQWVLVQVESCPGGDKGLRLTERITLPGVALVLTPMEDAVGVSRRIGGDERREALKALVRGMLPEGMGAIVRTAAADCTEAQLRRECEALLAQWNEILAGQAERHMPGLLGGENALPLRVVRDHMEDVAHLTVQGQGGGLAAALAFIRRLLPECWPQVQRFDEPGSLLEARGLDKPLRELQHRRVWLKSGGFLLIERTQAMTVIDVNTGKFTGKGDFEDTILRTNLEAAAEAARQLRLRDMGGMAVIDFIDMAREPAREQVLAVLREAFAPDRNRVQVLGFTRLGLVELRRQRLGYGLDEALGQECPACSGTGQIDAHAWLLERACAAAARLAAHRDCACVALRLPVQTVQALKQMEKADAPLAQRPIAIYADGGVMPGQYAVKGLNARPQEADAWL; this comes from the coding sequence ATGAGGGAGATCCTGATCGAACAGGGCCGTTTTTTGACCCGGGCGGTGGTTTTAGAGGAAGGGAAGCTGGCTGCGGTCTATGCAGAGCACAGCAAAACCGCCGGACGCGTTGGGGAGATCTATAGCGGCCGCGTGGAAAACGTGCTGAGCGGGTTGCAGGCGGCCTTTGTGGACATCGGCCTGCCGCAAAAGGCTTTTTTACATGTCCAGCAGCTGGCGGGGCATGTGCGCACGCCGATACAAAAGCGCTTGCGCGCCGGCCAGTGGGTGCTGGTGCAGGTGGAAAGCTGCCCCGGCGGGGATAAGGGTCTGCGGCTGACCGAGCGGATCACCCTCCCGGGCGTGGCGCTGGTGCTCACGCCCATGGAGGACGCGGTGGGGGTTTCCCGCCGTATTGGCGGGGATGAGCGGCGCGAAGCGCTCAAAGCCCTGGTGCGCGGTATGCTGCCAGAAGGGATGGGGGCCATCGTGCGGACGGCGGCTGCGGACTGCACCGAGGCACAGCTGCGCCGCGAGTGCGAGGCGCTGCTGGCACAGTGGAACGAGATTTTGGCCGGGCAGGCAGAGCGCCATATGCCCGGCCTGCTGGGCGGGGAAAATGCGCTGCCCCTGCGGGTGGTGCGGGACCATATGGAAGATGTCGCGCACTTGACGGTGCAGGGGCAGGGCGGCGGCCTTGCGGCAGCGCTGGCGTTTATCCGCCGCTTGTTGCCGGAATGCTGGCCGCAGGTGCAGCGCTTTGACGAGCCGGGCAGCCTGCTGGAGGCCCGGGGGCTGGACAAGCCCCTGCGGGAGCTGCAGCATCGCCGGGTATGGCTTAAAAGCGGCGGATTTTTGCTGATCGAGCGCACCCAGGCCATGACGGTGATCGATGTCAATACCGGCAAGTTTACCGGAAAGGGCGATTTTGAGGATACGATCCTGCGGACCAATCTGGAGGCGGCCGCTGAGGCGGCCCGCCAACTGCGGCTGCGGGATATGGGCGGCATGGCGGTGATCGACTTTATCGATATGGCTCGGGAACCTGCGCGGGAGCAAGTGCTTGCCGTGCTGCGGGAGGCCTTTGCGCCGGACCGGAACCGGGTGCAGGTGCTGGGCTTTACCCGGCTGGGGCTGGTGGAACTGCGCCGCCAGCGGCTGGGCTATGGCCTGGATGAGGCGCTGGGGCAGGAATGCCCGGCTTGCAGCGGCACGGGCCAGATCGACGCGCACGCCTGGCTGCTGGAGCGGGCCTGCGCCGCTGCCGCGCGGCTGGCCGCCCACAGGGATTGCGCCTGCGTGGCGCTGCGCCTGCCGGTGCAGACGGTACAGGCGCTCAAGCAAATGGAAAAAGCAGATGCCCCGCTGGCCCAACGCCCTATCGCGATTTATGCCGATGGCGGCGTGATGCCTGGGCAATACGCCGTCAAGGGATTAAATGCCCGGCCCCAAGAGGCAGATGCTTGGCTTTGA
- a CDS encoding M50 family metallopeptidase yields MLKRGKIRLGRIGNIDLLISPFFILWLIPTVLLGQGGFVLALFTMLTLHELSHVAVALAFHCRVAEIELMPMGGVARLEANLPVRPQAEATIALAGPVCSLALAFSCVALFYGLKNYGPQLQFLANVNLSIAFINLIPAMPLDGGRAMRALLARALGLKKATHLVVSLGKVLSLGLGAMGIVLLQGGQAAGLSYLLAAPYIFLCALAEGKATPYLWMRDMNYKELALQQQGFLPVQTIAVRGDTPLQDVLNRMAPSRYYQILILDRQNAARGVLGEREIGLALSEGMGHIAVARIYQMYAKN; encoded by the coding sequence ATGCTGAAACGAGGCAAGATCCGGCTGGGGCGTATCGGCAATATCGACTTGCTGATAAGCCCCTTTTTTATCCTCTGGCTGATCCCCACCGTTTTGCTGGGGCAGGGCGGGTTTGTGCTGGCGCTGTTTACCATGCTGACGCTGCACGAGCTTAGCCACGTGGCGGTGGCGCTGGCCTTCCATTGCCGGGTAGCGGAGATCGAGCTGATGCCCATGGGCGGTGTGGCGCGGCTGGAGGCCAACCTGCCGGTGCGTCCGCAGGCGGAGGCCACCATTGCCCTGGCAGGGCCGGTTTGCAGCCTGGCGCTGGCTTTCTCTTGCGTGGCCCTCTTTTATGGGCTGAAAAACTACGGCCCTCAGCTGCAGTTTTTGGCTAATGTGAACCTGTCTATCGCCTTTATCAACCTGATCCCCGCCATGCCGCTGGATGGCGGCCGGGCCATGCGCGCCCTGCTCGCCCGGGCGCTGGGGCTGAAAAAGGCCACCCACCTGGTGGTCAGCCTGGGCAAGGTGCTCTCCCTTGGATTGGGGGCCATGGGGATCGTGCTGCTTCAAGGCGGGCAGGCTGCGGGCTTAAGCTACCTGCTGGCCGCGCCCTATATCTTTTTATGTGCGCTAGCCGAGGGGAAGGCCACGCCATATCTTTGGATGCGGGATATGAATTATAAGGAACTGGCGCTGCAGCAACAGGGCTTTCTGCCGGTACAGACCATTGCCGTCCGGGGAGATACCCCTTTGCAGGACGTGCTCAATCGCATGGCGCCCAGCCGCTATTACCAAATATTGATTTTAGACCGGCAAAACGCTGCGCGAGGCGTGCTGGGAGAGCGGGAGATCGGCCTTGCGCTATCCGAGGGGATGGGGCATATCGCCGTGGCGCGGATCTACCAGATGTACGCCAAGAATTGA